Part of the Henckelia pumila isolate YLH828 chromosome 2, ASM3356847v2, whole genome shotgun sequence genome is shown below.
TTTATCGAGAATTTCTCGCGAATTGCTAGACCATTGACACATATGACAAGGAAAGAAGTTCTTTTTGTCTGGTCAAGCGAGTGCAAGCAGAGTTTGACGAGTTGAAGGGCCGACTGACTACTGCACTTGTTCTTGCATTACCATTAGGATCTGAGGGATACGTAGTTTATACTGattcatctcttcaagggttaggCTGTGTGTTGACACATAATGGGCACATGATTGCCATGCCTCCAGACAATTGAAGATTCACGAAGGGAACTACCTAGTGCaagatttggagcttgcagcaaaCGTGTTTGCACTGAAAATGTACAACATGCAACATGTATTTTATAtgtatatcaaatttaaaacaacTCGGTTTGATTATTATTGAAGAAAATTAAGCAAAAAAACATTTTTGAGTCTTATCAAGACATTGTCGTATAAATTAATGGTTGAAACCAGAGGTATATGGGATTAGACTACATAGAATTATTCTCTTCATATACTTGATCAGAGGTTCgagaaatataaatataatatatctaGACTAGAAACTATGTTATTAGCGATAACAATACAAAAATCATTATTTCAGTGATTTATAATCTCgaataggaaaaaaaaaataatttaaaataatgtcATCATTCCTATCAAAGCTAATTATTCTAAGAGTTTTCTGAACAAAATATTACAAGATTTGaacacataaaaatatataaaaaaaaagtttggaTTAATTGTTGCATATTATATGAATTTGATTTCTGAAAAATATACTTACCACATATGAATATGttagattttttaaaacaaGAGTTTGATGAACTTATGAAACAAATATGTATACatatcattaattaaataattaattgtataattgaattaaatcttcTTAATATAAATTTGTTAATACTATAACACAGAGTTTATATTAtaagaatattattttttatatctatattttttgttaagatattgattatttttttatactaaattattattcaatgtATATTTAAATTTGATCATCGAAGCCAAGCAAACAAATGTATTCAATAAGCTGAAAAAATATATGCAAGACAAATTTGAATATTGTATTATGTATGACCAAGATAATTGAGACTCAAAGCAAATCAAGCTATAACAATTGTCTTATGATTAACATGGTTTAccagagaaaaaaaataatacgtgATTTATATTTACTTTATCAATAGATGATCAACTTTCATCTCCAAATAAAGCttttaaataaaagaaaaatagttatttttttgttcactaacttatttaattttaggatttGGTCCACTAAGTTTTCAAACTTTGTTTTTGGTacgctaaattttaattttcggcTATTTTTGGTCTAAATGGTGACGTGACACTGAAAAATActaatttgtaaaaaaaatactaacatGACTTAAAATGCTGAAATGAGATTGAAAATTGTTGAATTGTCAAATATCACGTCAGCAATTGGACTAACAATAgtcgaaaattaaaagttagtgaaCCAAAACCAAATTCGATAACTCGATggactaaaactcaaatttgaaCACAATTGTCTTATGATTAACATGGTTTACCAGAGAAAAAAATAATACGTGATTTATATTTACTTTATCAATAGAAGATCAACTTTCATCTCCAAATAAAGCttttaaataaaagaaaaatagttttttttttgttcactaacttatttaattttaggatttGGTCCACTAAGTTTTCAAACTTTGTTTTTGGTacgctaaattttaattttcggcTATTTTTGGTCTAAATGGTGACGTGACACTGAAAAATActgatttgtaaaaaaaaatactaacatGACGTAAAAATGCTGAAGTGAGATCGAAAATTGTTGAATTGTCTAATATCACGTCAGCAATTGGACTAACAATAgtcgaaaattaaaagttagtgaaCCAAAACCAAATTCGATAACTCGATggactaaaactcaaatttgaacaagttaatgaatcaaaaaatcATTTCTCTGAAAGAAATTACTGTTTTTTACTTAAAAATCAATATAAGTAAATTTACCATTTAACATAAATTGTTTATGATGGGGTGCAATAATAGTCTTTGAGATCAATCGAAACATGACGCTTGAGATTTTGTAtcgtttaaaatatttgagtagtATTGTTACCATTAAGTAAAAATTTCGTAAAGCGAGACGCGTTCGGTCATACAATTAATATCGATGTCAAGGTCATGGTATCGATTCACATTGATCAAAAGCACAATTATTGATAACGTGATTGTTTGAGTGAAATAATTGTCCTCCTCCTAGGTTGAACAATTgaaacatgtttttttttaaatgttgtacaatttaaaaaatttgagttgaACAATTGCCACCAACTTTAACTTTTAGTAAAACACAAATCTCTTGATCCTACGGTTTTTAACAAcatatgtcattttttaaaagtttgtatatatatatatatattttacgattttcaataaatatataacatatgtCCTTGCTTTAAAGTTGTTagctaaaaaataaatcaaactcaaggtataaacatataatatcactacaaaaaaaaaagtcgATCAAGAAACGCCAAATATCACAAAAAAGAAAGTTAAAGACGAAATATTCCCGCTTCAGTAGCTAATTAGATATTGAATCATAGTGATTGAAATTTGAACTTGTCCGTAAAAAGTATAACACTTGATTTTAATAAAGCTAAACATTCGAAATTTGATAACTTCGatctcaatcaaataaaattgttGTTACATATAACGCACGTTCATTTTTCTAGTAGCAATAAAAGTGACATTGGTAAGACCATTACCAAGACAAAATagaacaaacaaaaaaatatgatCCGATAAATCCTATAACACCCACTTGTTTttgacaaaacaaaacaaataagGACAACCAAGACTAATCACATTTCAAAATCACATATTTGTAATAGGAAAACAGAATAATATAATAGATGTGTATGTTGAAATTAAATTCATATGTCATATCCTTTTTTCTCCCGTTATCATATGCTGTATGTGTTATTGCATTCTAAATCATAAGTTTGTTATAAACCCTTTTATTTTAGGTTAAATATGGGTCGTCGTTTTTGTAGAAGTATGTCCGGAAATTACTTGCTAAGTAATAAGTTTGAGAAAAGGAAAATGAGAAATTGTTTATAAAAGAAGGAAAATTCAGAAGGTATTTTGAACCTCAAAGTAAATGTGATTTTGAATGCGTGAAATCTGATCTAACACAACAAGGCACCAAAGCAAATCAAAATGACAACAAATTAAATGCTGAATATCTTCAAAAATGagaacaaaaaagaaaaattaattCCACTATGTTAATCAAAACTGGGGTTAAAAATTGAATTAATCAAGTTACAAAAATACTACCTAGGGACCAAAATTTGCATTAGTATCATGCCCACAAGAATGGCTATGGATTCTCCCCACATATATGCAGGTTTCATTTCACCTTGTGAAACAATCATCTTTGCAAAATGAAGCAACAAGAAAACAGAACTCGTTAAGACAATATAAAACAAACCTCCAAGGAACTCAAAGAAGATCACCAACATTGGACGGGAGTTCTTCAATGACAACATTGTAGAACTTTTGAATATCATGCATCATTTTCTCATCATCCGTAGTCAAGAAGTTTATGGAAACTCCTTTCCTTCCAAATCTTCCACTTCTCCCAATACGATGCAAATAATTCTCCGGTTGAGTCGGAAGATCGTAGTTTATGACCAGAGATACTTGCTGAACGTCGATTCCACGAGCCAAGAGATCAGTTGTGATAAGGACACGAGATGAGCCAGATCGAAATTCACGCATGATAATGTCCCGAGTGTTCTGGTCCATGTCTCCATGTGTTGCTGAGACTGTGTGGTCACGGCTTCGCATTTTTTCAGTCAACCAATCGACCTTTCGTCTTGTGTTAACAAAGATGACGCTCTGGGTGATGGCTAGTGTTTCATAAAGATCACATAGTGTTTCTAACTTCCATTCTTCCTTTTCAACATTCACGTAGAATTGCTTGATGCCCTCTAGAGTTAGCTCATCCCGTTTCACCAAAATTCGAACAGGCTTTTTCATGAACTTTCTGGTGATTTCGAGGGCTTCAGGAGGCATTGTAGCAGAGAATACACCGATTTGAACTTTAGACGGCAGTAACTGGAAGATGTCATATATCTGGCAGTACACGAGTCTAAGCATCAATATGATCGGCCCAGAATGTTAAAAAGAGATGTATCTAGTGACAAACACAACCAGAAGACTATATTTAGGCACAGATCTAATGAGGTCCAAGTGGAATTAATACTTTtctcaataaaaataaatctaaaattttatgtaaaattttaatttataaattttcttatatattttaccctataaaaaaatttagttccCCTCATTCCATATACTAGATATGCCCCTGTGACTATCAGTGTATGCACATGTTTTTGTAAACACCCACTTTGCTGGGTAATGTGAAAGCACAGTGAAACTAGATATAAACATACCTGATCCTTAAAACCTCGAGACAACATTTCATCTGCTTCATCCAATACAAACATTCTGATATAATCAGCACCAAGTGACTGTCTACGCAGCATGTCAAACACACGACCAGGGGTACCAACAATGACATGTACACCGGCTGAAAGAATACGCTGGTCCTCACGAACACTAGTTCCACCAACGCAAGCATGAACCTTCACGCCAAGGTAGTCACCAAGTGCTCGCATAACCTTCTCGATTTGTTGAGCAAGTTCTCTGGTTGGTGCCAAAACCAAGGCTTGGCATTGAGTCAAACCATAATCTAGCTGCTGCAATATGCCTGAACAAAAGGTTGCAGTTTTCCCTGTTCCAGACTGAGCCTGCTGAATAACATCGAGTCCCTTACAGAATGGAACTATTCCTCTTTGCTGGATGGCAGATGGCTTCTCGAAACCTGTACGAGTATAACTCCAAGGATTAAAGTCAATCTACCTCATCCCGCAAGAAGCCCAGAAACAAGCAGAGCAAATGTAGTGAACTCGATTTGACTTATGGCTTATCCATCATAAAATCCACAAGAAAACATTATAAACTAATTATGTCATGTTGCTAAATTTAAAATACACGTGCATCATGAACATACCATAAGCATAAATGCCTCTAAGGAGGTTCTCTTGGAGATCCATGACATCAAAACTATCGTAAACTTCGTCATATGATGTAAAAAATTCTTGTCCATCAGCTTGAAGCCTGCACCAAAAAATAAACAACACAAATAAACTATCCAAGTATATAACCATTTATGAGTGCCAAGTACTCCATCGAACATCTggggaaaacataaataaatggaATCATGCATATTTTGAGGAGAAAGATATACTTACAACTCATTCAACTTTGAGTCATACTGACGAGCATCAAATTGAGATCCTTCTGGTGCCAAACTTGCCATATCTGCAATGTTATAATAATGTTAGTGATGATAAAATAAGTTTATATTGGACATCATGAAATGGAATTTCAAGAAATAGAAACGGATGACCAAAGTGTAATGTTAATCTTTGGGGGTTCCAACCACCAACTGAAGTAAAGAGACAGAGCAACATCCATTTTATTTTAAACCAAAAATGTACAAAAAGCGCCCacaggggcataggcgagttggtaaggcccgaggtgacgtgggaagaaattcccacgcgttgcgggttcgatcctcgtgtggagcatattcctcattgaaatatttgggggtatgctctgggagTTAGACCATGTTGTTCCCTCCCTCATGTCCCTGCctactcgtgcacatccctcgatttaacccccgcatgagccaatgggcctctgactcatgtgggatggggtccccttcggggtcaaccctttAAAAGAAAAATGTACAAAAAGCGCAAAACTTGCAAGGCATTCAATGCGGCAGTTTAAAGTTCTTTTTGATTATTCAGGGAATATTTTAAACCAAAAATGTACAAAAAGCGCAAAACTTGCAAGGCATTCAATGCACCAGATTAAAGTTCTTTTTGATTATTCAGGGAATATTTTCATAAAGGGAATGGATTATCAACAACAATGGTGAAATCTTCAACAAGGCAGCAGTCATTTTACCCTCAACTGCAAAATTCAACAAACTTGACAATCTTTTGTAGTAAAAAAGGCACTCGTGCCAGCaaaacaaatattcacaaaaaagCATCCATAATATATGAAAATACTTGAATTAAAAGGACATTTGGATTACGAGCATTAaacttctgttctcatgttcgAGGAAGCTATTTTAAGGGGCAAAGGGCTAGCATATCTACAATAAACGGCAGACCTTTCGTTCTCACTTCTCTCCCCAAAATCTATCAAACCCAATAAAATCAATCTTATAAGAGTAAAAATTATGAACATAAAATTACGCATTAAGCTACTCTTTTTAGATACCAACCAATTGCATCTCAATGTTACTCCGCTCATGCATTAAAATCCCATAATATCAACAACCAATATATAAAAATGAGTATCTCACCGAAGAACATAAAAGTTCAACCAATGAACTCAGGGACATGCACCAaaccaataataataatttaaaaaaaaaaaaattggtccgCATAAGTCCCTGCATTGTCACACGGATGCAAATCTCAAAAGCCACAACCTCGCAATAAATTAGAAAACAAATATCAAACCATCACAGTTTCGAGATCTTCTAAAACAACAGAGAACAACAAAACAATATAGATTTATTATCATCATTAAGCTGTAACCTTTATTACGACAAAGAACAAGTTGCAGAttcactaaaaaaaaaattaaaaaaaaaacacagagAAGAGAAAtaccaaaaaaacaaaaaagtagAAACCTTTGGATCTGAATGAGAAAAACACAAATATTTGTGGTGTGATTGATATAAGTCTGCTGACTCCTCGGTCCTCGGATCTACGCCGTGGAGGAGAGAAGAGAGTGGTTCTAAATAAACTCATATGCCCTTTATATATAGGTTTGCCCCttctatatatttttacttttcccaaatttcccccctattaaaatatatttggtCAATTGTCATTGTGTTTCTTTGTTTTCCTAAATGGCCCTCGACTCGAGAGGGGAATCAGACAATATTtcttttttcaatttttatttaataatataatattatttaatataagataaatattcATTTGGGTTTTTTGGAAAAGTTTTATGGAAGTATCATGTTTTGTTTACTTATCAAACTTatgtaaaaaataataacagaattttaaaaatatttattcccTACTTTAGGGGTGGGAGGGgagaaaaaaatgtaaaaagaTGGgggaagaatttttattttttttacattaaaaaaataaccTCCGTCGGCTGTGGGGTCAGGGGACTTATTTTTCAAACCCTTGCCTTCACAGTCGGCGAGAAGTTTCTTTTGTCCATATCCCGACCACCCGATTACTTCATGCATTCATGttcatttttttcttaaattatgTATTTTTACGGCCCGCTAGaaatcacataattttttttcagaaatctAGAATCATATTTTGGTAGATAATTGTCATCATGGATTTCTTTACTTTATCTTGATGAATCGGCAGAGATTCATGATTCTCGCATCCAAGAAcgtatcaaaatttaaaattattattaaatatttgtcaTACAAATATCTCCTGGATGTCGTATGGATCtattaatcaaatcatttaTGAGGTGTTTAGAACTAAATTAGCTTAAACAATAAACTCTTGGCACCAACTATTCCGGATTTAAAGCTGATATAGCTCTTCTTTTAAATCTCTACCAACGATCAATTGGATACGCCAAACTGTCAATCAATCAAGTTCAGGATTGATTATTTTGTTCCTCCTCTTGATCGCACTAGAAACCTAAAGGATGTTTTTCATAGAGATTGAAAAATCGAGTAACACAAAAATTCCAACGTTTGAAATAGGGGTGGCCGAATTTTGGTTTACAATTGGAGTGAGTTTCAAGTAGCATGATCTCACATATTTATAGATGGGAGATTATTCTAGTCCTACTAAGAATCTTTTAAACCCTAATGCACTTTCTACAATTTATTCTAGTCCAACTAGAATTAATTATATTCTAATGGGTTTTGACTTTCTAAGCTCACATATTTTTaactcataaataaaatatcattataATCCCGATCGACGATCCACTATTATCGATGTGATGAATTTAACTTACTAGTTATTATGACATCAAGTCCAAAATTTCGAAATCACTGATCCAAATTAGGCAACTTCTTAATTTAATCATTTCgactgaaaattccaaaattttaatttacatATAAACTCATTTATAAGTTTATCATATTTGATCCTATCAAATTATTTTCGCCAACTTCAACTCATTGAATTGAATATCTCAACGGAAACAAGAAAATAAATGTGTTTGTAACTTTCAATGGTTTGGGGATACAACTAACCATAGGTgcacaactccttgtgattcAGGACATTGTCCTTTATGCGAGCTTACCCGGATTAGCCCCATCTTACGCATCAACTTTTTGACCACAGAATGTTAGAACTCATTTCTGATtggacccatcgaatcatgttAAAAGCGCCTAGTAACATctccccatgatttcctaggtatcactgatagtgcctgcaagaaccttTCGATTACAGTTATAGTACACTACGGTCCTTTAAtatcatatatcccgatcaaatcatcAACCATCGGTACATCGATGGTTGATCGAGATTGGATAACCATGTGAAATATATCAGAAGATACATAGTGTCATCGCATGTTCAACTAGAGAAACTCTTTTCCCTAAAGCACACATCTTGGTCTGTCCAGAGACTCCACGCATTATTATATCTTCAGATCATATTGGATATCCACGCCCGCATGCGAGCGGttaatccccgactacaatggcTCCTACACGTTTCACAACTACACCCAATCTCGCCACCTAATGACCCTCAcggagtcgataaacgagtcaaactGCAGCCCTAGCATATAGAGCATTAGTGTTGTCCCAGGTCgcaaggactaatggtgtactaCCATAATCACAAACTTAttcactcgataaatgataaccacttggaaagtcctaggGCGGGTAGTTCAGCGAACTCAATGTTTGAACATCTATATGTTCTTACCAGTGAAACGTAATACACGCTATATTACAGATGCCAGTCTCAAATTCAAGCGATATTTATCCTTATTTTAGGCAgatcaattgactaggaacttgtttagaatatatagtaaCTTAAATATGTGTTTCGTGATTGTCATCATGtgtacaacctcatatttattgtactatagtatattcaaggtttttatttATGTAGCTTGCAttggtatacagataaagagaAGCCAgaataaatataaaatgtaaattatattaaaataaatattatttattacacttgagtcaataaaatctCTAGCCAACAATTGGCTTGCAGGGCATCTACTCTAATAGAATCAATAAATCATTGTTGAAATACATGCGactttatacatatgtgtgtttATTGAGATATGTGATTCTTTTCTCCTTTCTTTTAACAACTTTACGAAAATCTATTTTGGATAGTAAACTTTATGTAGCATATAAAAGTCGAAactttaaactcttaaaatccATAAAAGTTGTCAAATAAAGGTTATTTTACTTTAATAGAAGTGAATTCGTGCAAGGGGATAAGCAAAAAACTTTATATCAGCATTCATTTTACAAAGACTTTGATTCACCATTACCCTCTCGGCAAATAAATTTAGAGGTTTCACTAGCAAGGAGAAAACAAGATAGTGTTAGTTTGGAGATtcttgaatggaagtgggagcatgtgactatggattttgtcacccgcTTGCTAATGTcctccaggaattgtgatgtcA
Proteins encoded:
- the LOC140880311 gene encoding eukaryotic initiation factor 4A-8-like isoform X1; translation: MRNMLHTRIEPATRGNFFPRHLGPYQLAYAPVGAFYMASLAPEGSQFDARQYDSKLNELLQADGQEFFTSYDEVYDSFDVMDLQENLLRGIYAYGFEKPSAIQQRGIVPFCKGLDVIQQAQSGTGKTATFCSGILQQLDYGLTQCQALVLAPTRELAQQIEKVMRALGDYLGVKVHACVGGTSVREDQRILSAGVHVIVGTPGRVFDMLRRQSLGADYIRMFVLDEADEMLSRGFKDQIYDIFQLLPSKVQIGVFSATMPPEALEITRKFMKKPVRILVKRDELTLEGIKQFYVNVEKEEWKLETLCDLYETLAITQSVIFVNTRRKVDWLTEKMRSRDHTVSATHGDMDQNTRDIIMREFRSGSSRVLITTDLLARGIDVQQVSLVINYDLPTQPENYLHRIGRSGRFGRKGVSINFLTTDDEKMMHDIQKFYNVVIEELPSNVGDLL
- the LOC140880311 gene encoding eukaryotic initiation factor 4A-8-like isoform X2, with translation MASLAPEGSQFDARQYDSKLNELLQADGQEFFTSYDEVYDSFDVMDLQENLLRGIYAYGFEKPSAIQQRGIVPFCKGLDVIQQAQSGTGKTATFCSGILQQLDYGLTQCQALVLAPTRELAQQIEKVMRALGDYLGVKVHACVGGTSVREDQRILSAGVHVIVGTPGRVFDMLRRQSLGADYIRMFVLDEADEMLSRGFKDQIYDIFQLLPSKVQIGVFSATMPPEALEITRKFMKKPVRILVKRDELTLEGIKQFYVNVEKEEWKLETLCDLYETLAITQSVIFVNTRRKVDWLTEKMRSRDHTVSATHGDMDQNTRDIIMREFRSGSSRVLITTDLLARGIDVQQVSLVINYDLPTQPENYLHRIGRSGRFGRKGVSINFLTTDDEKMMHDIQKFYNVVIEELPSNVGDLL